The Leptospira mtsangambouensis genomic sequence GGAAAATCGGGGATTGGTGAAGAGACCATTCTTGGTCGAGATATTTACGATGAACTGACAGTATATATCGGGCTTTATATGCAAGATGTTGCAAACGATCGTTTGAATTACTCCCGCAGGTTAAACGAGGTAACCATCCTATCCCGTTGGCCAGATGGAATGGGGGTAAGTTATCAAAAAAGAGATCTTTCATTTAACAAAAAAAAGGCGAGGTCTTGTATCGCACTGACTTCAAGTTACCTTCTTGCTTCAAGAGATGCTACGGGAACTTTGCTTTTAGCAACGGGTTGTAAACTCGAACCGGTGGCTCCCAATCCTCTTCCTTAAAAAGTAAAATTTAAACTTCAGTTTACTTCTTATTTTTGCAAAAAATACACAACTCTTGCTCTGCGAAAAATTCGTAGATTCCCCTATGCCTGATTGACAAATATCAACATGGTTTGTCTATAAAAAATGGACAACCGAGTTGATTCAAATTCCCATCCTTCTAGTTTACGATATGTTAGTTGAGAAAGATGGGAGAAAACAATTGAAAAATGCAAAAGTAAATTTAGTTGAAAATGTTCTTACCGAATCAGATGTCATCATCTCTCGCACCGATGCAAAAGGATTGATTACATATGTGTCACCTGACTTCGCAAGAATTTCCGAATATACTGTTGAAGAAATGATCGGGAAACCACATAACATAGTTCGGCATCCTGACATGCCAAAAATTGTGTTCCAAGAACTTTGGGACTATATTAAGGTAGGACTGCCTTGGACTGGAGCCGTTAAAAATAGAGCAAAATCAGGGAATTACTATTGGGTTGATGCCACAATCACGCCTATTTTAAACGAAGAAAGAAAGGTCATCGGTTATGTTTCGGTTCGGAAAAAATTGGCTGATGATAAAAAGAAGTATTTTGAAGAGTTATACAAAAAAATGGGGAAACAAAAATTTTCTTTTGGGAAAAAAGGAAAAGTTGCAAAAAACCTTAGAACCGTTAAATATTTAGACGTTTTTTTTGTAATTGCGGGTTGCCTTCCTTTTTTAGGTTTATTTTGTTTTTTATATTCAGATAAACCATTATTATGCGGTAGTTTGTTTATGATGCAAGCATTGATTGCCTCTAGTTTTATCTATTTATTGTCTCAAAAAAATAAAAAACTACAAAAAGCAACAGAATCGGTTATTTCCGTTTCATCTGGTAGGTTCCAATATCCTGACCATTTTCATAACGATAGTAGGGATGAAGTCAAAATTATGTTACTCTCAATGAAGAGTATGAGCATTAACCTTTGGGGTATTGTTTCGCAAATCCAAAGGGCAACCCATGTATCCATTCGAATTTCTGAGGAATTAACTGACCTTACCAATCACTTTTTTACTTCTACCCATTCCATGGCTTCTGGAAGTGAAGAAGCGGCTGCCTGTATGGAAGAGTTGACTTCTGCTCTCACCAATATCAAACAAATCACAGCAAGCCATTCGGTGATCATGTCTGACATGAGAGATTATATGAATGCTGTGAACCAAAATTTAAACGGAACACAGAATGCTTTAAGAGGATTGGATGAACTGTCAGTTCGCTCGACAGAAAAAGCCGATTTAGGAAAACAAAAAATATCAGATTCTTTGGAAGGTATTGATGCTATCAAAAAGGTTTCTAGTAAAATTTTAAATATTGTATCCATGATCACAGAAATTGCGGACAGAACCAACTTGCTTTCGTTAAATGCCTCTATTGAGGCAGCAAGGGCCGGCCATGTAGGTGCTGGATTTGCTATCGTTGCAAAAGAAATGATGAGTTTGAACGAACAAATTGCAGTGTCAGCTGAAGAAATCAAAACTTATGTAGATGAGACATTGTCTGTGATCCAAGAAACTTCGACAAAGGTGAAAGATGCTTCCTTGGAAATTTTTTCAGTTTCCGATTTGTTTTACGAAATGAAATCGATTTTAAATAAAGTGGCAGCATCCTTATACCATGACCTTCAAGAATCAAACCGAGTGAAGGTAAAATTAGAGTCTGTCGAGGACCAAGTCAATCAGATTGACCAATCTGTATTAGAGGCCAATTTGGCTTCCAAACAAATTTCAAGTATTCTTCTTGGGTTATCAGAGCAGGCTCAGGTCATAGCGTTTAAATCAGAAACTTTACATGAAAAGAGTTCTTTAGTAGTTTCGGAACCTAAAAAAATTATGGATTTAGTCGAACATTACCATACGGGTAGTACGGAAAGTATGGAAATAACATCCTGAAAGATTTTTGATCCGGATTCTATTTTTTTTAAATCCGAAAACCCTAAAGATGGAATGGGAAGATGTCACTTTTTGTTAAATACGATCGACTAACAAAACTGTGACATCATCAGCAAAATCATTTGTTCCAACATACTCTCTGGCGGCCCGAATGAGATCGTCAGCGGAGTTTTGTGAATCAAGAGTTTTGGAATTTAAAATTGCCTTTTGGAACAAATCTTCATCATAACGTTTGTTATGGTCTTTTGACATATGTTCGGTAATCCCGTCAGTATACATGACCAAACGATTTCCTGGTGCAAATGGAAACTTTTTTTCTTCGTAAAATAGATCGGGGATCAGCCCTAAAATTTTCCCTTTCACATCAAGTTGAATTAAAGGGGAGTCTTTTTTGTCCAATAAAAATGGGGCATGGTGGCCTGCGTTCGCACAAAGCAGAGTATTATTTTTGAGATCAATGATTCCATAGAATGCAGTGAGAAAATTTCCAGCTAACTTCCCATACAACATATGGTTCAAAGTTGTTAAAAATAATGAAGGACTATGTTTGATATCTGGTTCAAAATTTTTTAAAACCATATGGGCCATTGCAGCGAGAACAGCTGCGGAAAGTCCATGTCCAGAAATGTCTGCAATCAATATTGAAAACTTAGAATCTTCTAATTCAGTTACATCATAAAAGTCACCGCCAACTTGTTCCAGAGGAATGTGTGCCACACCGTAAGAAAGTCCGTTTGAATTTGGAAGAATCGATGGCATAATTTTTTTCATTATGTTCTTTGCTCGATTCAACTCTTTTCCTGTATCAACAATTTGATGGAATAGTTGTGCGTTTTTGATCGTGCTACTGAGTCTTGCCGCAATATTTGTTAATAAATCTAAATCAGAATGTTGAAATGCATACCCAGAAACTTTGTTGTTGATGCTGATGACTCCAAGTAACTCCTCTTGAAAGACGAGCGGTGCCGAGATAAGAGATTTGGATTCAAATTTATATGGAGCAAGTTTGTTGTATCTAGGATCTAAGTCCAAGTTGTGAATGAGAAGGCTTTCTCTTTTTTCAGCAACCCATCCGGAGACACCTGTCCCGTAAGGAACTTTGATTTGGTCATAAGCATCTTCTGGAATTCCTTTTGCAGAAAGAATACTTAATTCTTGTTTGTCGGCATTTGCTAAATAGATAGTTCCAGAAGAAGCTCCCAAATATTCTAAAACTCGATTTAGAATCCATTTGCCTAGTTCGTTTAGGCTTTTTTCGGAAACTGATAATTTTTCAAATTCATATAATAGAGACAATTCGAGAATTCGTTTGTCCAAACTGTCTTTGGTATTTGCATTTTGTATGGCAGTGGCAGCAACTTCGGAAAGAGAAATTAAATATTCCAAATCGGAAGCATCAAAGATTCTGTTATTTGTTTTGTTGATAACTTCTAAAGTTCCGATCAGCCTTTCTTCAACAAACAAAGGCACACAAATCAGTGACTTTGTTTTGAATCCAGTTCGTTTGTCCATACTTGCATTGAATCTTTGGTCTTGGTAAGCATCTTCTAGGGCGATTGGTTTTTTTTCTCTCGCTACCATACCCACAATCCCTTCACCTAACTCTAATCGAGCGTACTGTTGGATGATCTCTCCCTTTTCTCCTAAAGCCACTTCACAATACAAAAATTCTTCATCTTCTAGAAGAAAGAGCGAACTTGCTTCGGCTTCTAGTAGATCTTTAGAATATAACATAATGAGTGGCAAAAGTTGGTGTAAATCCAGGTTTGCATTCAGAATGGAAGAAATATGGAGTAGGCTACGAAACTTACTAAGGCTAGTTTGAGGGTCTAACGACATGGACACGGTACCCATTTTTCTCTCAGTTTCGAATTCGTCGATTTAGAAATGCAATTTAGTTTTTCCTTAAAATCAGAAAACAGAGGAAAAAATACTTCTCGATTCTCCATTTTTGTGCATTTTGTAACGTTTTCACTCAGATCCCTTGATTTGTATCAATGAGGTTTGGGTTGACATAATTTAGAATGAAACCAGAGGATACGGACATGCTGACGAAACTACCGAAACCCAAGAACTTCGAGATTTATCTTCTCCTTATGATCATAACAAGTTTATTCTCTGTTTGTTCAGGGCAGAAAACAGAAGAGGCAAAACTCACTTATGCGCCTGAAGTGCCACCTCATATTGATAGGACAAACGAAGCCAAAGTCATCGTTAATATGGAAACTGTGGAAGTTGTGGGTCGGCTTTCCGATGGAGTCGAATATACGTTTTGGACTTTTGGTGGATCTGTACCTGGGCCAATGATTCGTGTAAGGGAAGGAGACGAGGTAGAATTTCATTTAAAAAATCATCCTTCCAGTAAAATGCCACATAACATTGATTTGCATGCAGTTACTGGACAAGGTGGAGGAGCTGCAGCCTCTCTTACAATTCCAGGGCACGCGTCTAAATTTTCTTTTAAAGCTTTAAATCCAGGATTGTACATTTACCACTGTGCTACTTCTCCTGTGGGAATGCACATTGCGAACGGAATGTACGGTTTGATTTTTGTTCAACCCAAAGATGATCTCCCTAAAGTAGACAAAGAATACTATGTTGTACAAAGTGAGTTCTATACCAAAGGTAAAAATGGAGAACCTGGTCTTCAACCGTTTAGCATGGAAAAAGCGATAACCGAAATTCCTGATTACGTTGTTTTTAATGGTTCAGTAGGTTCTTTGGTCGAAGACCGAGCCATCACTGCGAAAGTGGGAGAAACTGTGCGATTGTTTGTTGGGAACGGTGGCCCTAATTTAGTGTCCTCCTTTCACGTGATTGGAGAAATTTTTGATAATGTTTATACAGAAGGTGGAATACTACCGAATCAAAAAAATGTTCAAACCACTCTCATTCCAGCCGGTGGTTCTGCCATTGTTGATTTTAAAGTTGAGGTCCCAGGTACTTTGATTCTTGTTGATCATTCTATTTTTAGAACATTTAACAAAGGTTCACTTGGAATGTTGAAAGTCGAAGGAGAACCCAATGCAACTGTATATTCTGGAAAACAGGATGATACAGTTTACCTTCCAGAAGGACCAGCCATCCAAAGGATGGTAACTGAAGTAAAACCAAAGGTTTCTGCAAAAACTCCAAAAGAAATTTTGGCAAATGGGGAAAGAGTTTATAAATCAGTTTGTGCTGCTTGTCATATGAAAGAAGGACAAGGAGTCGTTGGTGTCTTCCCACCCCTTGCGAAGTCTGATTATTTAAATGCTGACAAAGCTCGCGCGATCCAAATTTTGAAAAAAGGGCTTAGTGGTCCAATCACAGTGAATGGACAAAAATATAATAACGTTATGCCTCATTTGGAACTTTCGAATGAAGAGATTGCTAGTGTCCTAAGTTATGTATACAACCAATGGGGAAACAAAGGAATTATGGTTTCTGAAGCTGAGGTAAAATAAGTTCAATACTTATGTAATCAGGCAATGAATCGTTTTTTTGTTTTTTTAATCCTCATTTTAACCATTTCACTTTCTGCTGAAATGGTTAAAATACCTAGAGGAAGTTTGAAACCGTTTTTAAGGGGAAGCGAATTCAAGTTAGGTGGACAGATAATCGTAAAGGGTTTTTATTTGGATGAATATCCTGTTACCAAAAAAGAATATTTTGAATTTATCGAAGCCAATCCTGAATGGAAAAAGGGAAAAGTCTCCCATTTGTTTGCTGATGGTGGGTATTTGGGAGATTGGAAAGAAAAGGTTCCAATAAGCCGCGATTCCAATTCTCCCGTAACTTATGTTTCCTGGTTTAGCGCTAATGCATATTGCAGCTGGAAAGGGAAACGTTTGCCTACCGAATCAGAATGGGAGTATGTAGCCAGTATTCCTCCCACTGGGAAAAATAAAAAAGCTGTCGAATCGGTAATACTAGGTTGGTATGGGGAACAAAAACCAGAATATCTTCCATCTGTAGGTAAATATAAAAATGGTTTGGGAGTGTATGACCAACATGGAATGATTTGGGAATGGGTATTTGATTTTAATAATACTTCTGTGACTGGTGATTCAAGACAAGATACCGATTTAGAAAGTAATCTTTTTTGTGGCGGTGGTTCATTAAAGGCTAATGATTTTTCCAATTATGCATCTTACATGCGTTATGGGTATCGTGCTGGATTGAAAGGTTGGTATACAGCCAAATATTTAGGGTTTAGATGTGCATCAGATATTAAAATAAAGGACAATCCATTATGAAATTTCAATCTACTTTTCAATTCATCATCTTTTTTATTTGTTTGGTTTTTTGTTCCGGCTGTGACGAACAAAATTCAATCAACCATCACCACCATCATGGAGAAGAACATGTGTTGGCTGCAAATGATGCTGCACAAGGCAGTTTGTTTGATTTAGGTTCCAAGTGGACAACCGAATCAAACAAAACGATCGAATTGAACCAATACCGAGGTTCTCTTTTTATCATTAGTATGTTTTATGCAACTTGCCAGTCCATTTGCCCAAGACTTGTGGCTGATATGGAACAATTAGCCAAAAAAATAAAGGAATCAGCTGGCCATGAGCCTCGTATGGTTCTAGTTAGTTTTGATTCTGAAAAAGACAGTCCAGATGTCCTGAATGCTTATAAAAAGAAAATGAAACTGAACGACAATTGGACTCTTCTATCTGGAAAGGAAACAGACATTCGAATGTTATCCGTTGTTCTTGGTATCAATTATAAAAAGATTTCCAATGGAGAATTTAATCATTCGGCAGTTTATAGTTTAGTTTCCAAAGAAGGTTTTATTGTTTCACGAGTTGAAGGTATAGGATCAAATGCAGATGGTTTAATTTCCCAATACCAAAAATTAAAATAAACCTAAGGTATATATTTTGTTATCTCCAAACTTTATGCAGATTGTTGTTTCTTTAGGCAACTACTGCAAACTAATGAAAGGGTTTCAACTTTAGAATTGATTTGCTTTTCATTCGCTTGGTTTTATGAATACCTAAGATTCTAATTTAGTTTAAGGTAGTTGCTATTGTTTTCTATTGATTTGGTTCGTTTGGTTCGAAGTATTTTCGTTTTTGTGATTCTTTTTTCTTTTGTTTTTTCCTGCAAAAAAAAGGCAGATGATACTGAGGAAGATTTGGTCACAATCCTCGGGCTTGGATTATATGCTAGGTCTTGTGTGGGTCAAAATACATTTCCTACAAATGGTTCTGTCGGTGCTTTGACAAGATTACAGATCCAACCATCTTTAACTTCCTCTGCAATCACTTCTTATAACCAACCCCATCATGTTTACCATCCGCAATCGGGTGTTAGTCGAAAAAATATTCTTTCTGTTTTTTATCCTGGAACTGGTTCAACACCTTGTGAAATCGGAGCCATCCTACAACAAGGTGCTTCTCGCGGATACCATATCATTGGACTGAGTTACCCCAATGGAGAAGCTGTGAATAGTCTTTGTAACCTAGGTGCGGCAAGATCTGATGCTGGATGTTTTGAAAACTTAAGGAGAGAAGTGATTACAGGTGCCGATGTTTCTCCCTATGTCTCCGTAGATGTCGCCAATTCAATCGAAGGAAGGTTGCTTAGTCTCATCCAATATTTAGTCCAAACGAGACCGGGCGAAGGTTGGGACCAATTTCTTACAGGCAATGTTGTCAATTGGTCCTTAGTGTATGTCGGGGGGCATTCGCAAGGAAGTGGACATGCTGCCTTTCATGGAAAAATTCGAACTCTGGGGCGAGTCTCTATTTACAGTGGAGTTTCTGATTATAGTTTGCAATTTGCTACTTTGCCTAGTTGGATGGGAACCACCCAAAACACACCAGCGGCATCTTATTATGGACTCATTCATGAAAATGATACGGTCGCTAATTTTAGCGGGGATACAAACCAAGTAACAGATGCTTGGTCAAGTCAGTTTTCTATGACAGGAACTCTTACGAATACAAGTGTTGGTTCTCCATTTGGAAATAGCCATCGTTTGGTGACAAGTGCTTGTAACGGGATGGGGACAGCCGCTTTACACAGTTGCCCTATGGTCAATGGATTCCAATCCATTTGGAATTATATTAGTTACCCGTAGTGTTTTCTTTGGTTAAAAAGGTGGAAGGCGTTTGAAAATCCATTCGGGGATCATACGAATCACCATCATAATCCATTTCCATGGCCAACGAATGTATACTAAATTTTTTTTCTTTAATCCTGCACGAACGATGAGTTCTGCGGCAACTTTAGGTTGTAAGGTGAGCCAAGGGATTAAGTTATGGCCCTCCGACATTTTTGTATAAACTGGTCCTAATTGGATTGTTGTGATATGGACTCCCTTTGGAAACAAGAGAGTCCTAAGACCTGATAGATATGTGGTAAGTCCTGCCTTTGCGCTCCCGTATATATAGTTCATTTGCCTACCTCGGTCTCCAGCTACAGAACTTATAGCAACAATGGTTCCTTCTTCTCTTTTCTCCATATCCAAAGAAATGATGTTTATAAGAGAAACAACCGCAGAGTAGTTTGTCTGAATGGTTCGAAGAAGTTCATTTTGATCTTCTCTTGCTTTGGTTTGATCTTCATAGTATCCGACTACGAAAAAAACAATATTTGGTTTTTGGGAAAGTCCATCATAATACTGTTGATGAGAATGAAAATTGGTAACATCCCATTCAAAAATTTCCACAGGAACCAAAAATTGAGACTTAATTTTAAATTGTGTATCAGATAACTTTTGTTTATTTCTTCCCGTTAAAGAAAGTGAATATCCTCTTTTTGCGAGAGATTCTGCTATATAAATTCCAATGTCGGATGTGGCTCCAACGACAAGTGCATTTTTCATTTTTTAACCGAATCCAAATTGATCTGACTATATTTGGTGGCTAGATTTTTTTTCATTGAAAATTCCACCAACCATCCACACTGCCAGATCCTGTGAATTCAAAACTTTCTCCAATTTTTGGCACTTGTAAATTTAGTTTTATATTTTGGGAAGCAGCAAGCACTCGTTTGATAGGATCATTCCAAGGATGCAGAGACAAAATAAATTTTCCCCAATGCACTGGAACAAAGGATTTTGCACCAATATTAGCTGCAGCCATAGCTGTTTCTTCTGGGCGCATATGAATGGAAGGCCAGTCGTCACCATATTGCCCGCATTCTAAAAAAGCCAAATCAAATGGTCCGTATTTTTTGCCAATGGATTCAAACACCGATCCGTATCCTGAATCTCCACCAATAAAAACTTTATACTCTCCAAGTTTCAAAACATAAGAACACCAAAGGCTTTTGTTTCTTAGTACACTTCGTCCAGAAAAATGTCGTGTTGGAGTGGCTGTGATTGTAATAATGGGATCAATTTCTTTTGTTTCAAACCAATCCAATTCAATGATTTTTGAGAGAGGTACTCCCCAAGACAATAAATGTGCAGAGACACCTAATGGAACGATGATTTTTTTTGTCCTCGGATGTATTTTTAGCATTGTTTCATAATCAAGATGGTCGTAATGATCATGAGTAATGATCAGAATGTCTAAATCTGGCATATCTTCAGGAAGGTAAATATCAGTTCCTTCAAACGATTGAACTGCAAAAGGCACAGGAGATGCATAACCGGAAAAAACAGGATCCACTAATATTTTTTTTCCTTCTGCCAGAAGAAGATAAGAAGAATGCCCGAACCAAATGTATTGTGCTTTGTTTGCATCTAATTCTTTTAAATTGATTTTAGTAGAGGGAATGGGGGAAGAAGGCCGAATGGAATTTGGTTTTTGCCAATATTTGATAGCCATTTTCCAGTAAGAACTGTTAGGTGCTAACATTTCTGTATGTTCAATGTTTTGAAAACTTCCAGATTGGAAATGTTCAGACTGAGAAATCCGTTTGAGAATATCACCGTGAGGGAGTTTGCCGAGAGTTGTTGCCAAAATATCGTCCTTAATGATTGGACGGTGCTAAATCCTTTTTTGCCCATTTTCGTATCATAAAATCGAGATCGTGTAAAAGAAGCGGTTTTGTCATAAAATCATCCATACCAGCCGAAAGGCATCGTTGTTTTTCTTCTTCTAACACATTGGCTGTGAGGGCGATGATCACAGGTTGTTTGGATATGGTTTTGGATTGGCGAATGCACTTGGTGACAGTGATTCCATCCATATCGGGCATTTGGACATCCATAAATACTAGATCTGGTTGTTCAGAACGTATCATATCCAAGGTTTTTTCTCCGTTATCTGCTTGTAAGGCGGTAAATCCAAGTTTTTTCAAAAACAGATCCGAAACTTTTTGATTGATAGGGTCATCATCTGCGATCAAAATTTTTATGGGATATTTTTCAGCGAGTTTGGAATCCCATTCGGTTTTTGTCAGTATCTCCCCTTGGTTTATGGATGATTCGGTTCGAAAGGAGTCGGAGGGAATTTGTGAATCAAATTGGAAAAAAAAGTTGGAACCCCGTCCGTATACACTTTGTACGGAAATAGAGCCACCCAACTCTTCTATTAATTTTTTTGTGATGGCAAGTCCAAGCCCAGTGCCGACTGTTTTTTCTGTCAGATGGGAATGGATTTGGGAAAACGGTTGGAATAAAATTCCCATTCGATCTTCCGGAATTCCAATTCCCGTATCTTTTACCGAGATTGCCAATCGAACTTTTCCATCTAACAAAGGTATAAATTCTACAGTAACTGTGATGGTTCCTTTCTCTGTAAACTTAACTGCATTGCTTAGAAGATTGGTTAGAATTTGTGCAAATCGTCTTTGATCAGTCATTAGGAAATTTGGCGGAGTGTTCAAAAGTTCTAATGAGATGAGGAGGCGATTTGGATCTGATTGGGATTTAAAAAGATTGATACAATCGTTTAGAAATTTTGGTAAAGGAACAGGTTCAAGGTGTAACTCAAATTGCCCCGATTCTAATTTTGTTAAATCTAAAATATCGTTCACAAGTAATAATAGATTGTCTCCGCTGAACTGAATTAGATTTAAATATTCTTTTTGTTCTTCGGTTAGGTCCGTTTGTTGCAGAATTTGAGTCATACCCAAAATCCCGTTCATGGGAGTTCTGATTTCGTGACTCATAGTAGATAAAAATGATGTTTTGAAATTTACTTTTGCTTCGGCATTTTCTTTTTCTTGTTTTAGCCTTTCTTTGTTTTTGAAATTTTCAATCATCCGATCAGCAATAAATAGGGCTTGGGATAAACCAAATACTAAAAATCCGTATTGCGCGAGATAGGCGGTCCCTTTTTTGGCAAATTCCGTAAGTATATCGAGAGAGAATAGTGCCATTGTTGCAATGACAGAAAAAAGAAAAAATTTACTTCCCGGTTTTTTTAAAATCACACCATCGACGATAGGATATAGTATTCCAAATAAAGTGAATAAGGAAAGAATGAGATGAATGCCGAGAAATTTTGAAAATGTTAATATATCAAGTGGCAACGCAAAAAATAACAAAGAAGCAATGATGAAGTTTGCCCGATACACAAAACGATATTCTTTTGCGTTATAAATTTCCTTTACATACAAAACAAATGAAATATAGAGCAAAACAAAACTAATCCCATTGAATTTTACAATCGTTTCATAAAAACCAATAGGAAGATAGTTATAGATGAAACGAGTTTCACCAGTGGTAAACAATCGTATCGCAGCAATAAAACAGACAGCGGCGAAAAAAACATGGGTTTTTTCATCTCTCCAAAATAGATACAAAATCAAATGGAAAAATGCTAACGTAAATAGTGATGCTAATACAAAGACATCACGTGTAATCGCTTCTAAAAAGGATCGATTGATTCCAGAATGTGAACCTAGGTGATAAGGTGTTGCAATACCGCAGATATGATAATGAAAACAGGAAATTCTAACGACTAAATTGATTTGGTTGTTTAATGAATTGGGCAGAGCAACTGTTTGAATGTTTAAGTGAGGAACTTCATTGGCATAGTTTTCTCCAATGATTCCTGATTGGTAAATGGTTTCCCCATCCACTGCTATTTCAAAGGCATTGCGAGTAACTCCATTTTGAAGATAAAGATTTTTTGTGTTTTCTGCAACCAGGATCTTTAAACTGAGGGTCGCAAATCCGGCTGGGTATTTTTCCCCATTGTGATTGGTCCAGTGACCTGGTACATTTGTAAACTCGTTTGAAGATAGGTCTTCGTTTGGGTTCCAGTTTTGCCAATGAATTTTCCACTCACCATTGAGGGGCACATTTCCCATGGTTTCAAAGTTCCATTGTCTTAAATCTAAAACGGCATTTTGGGCAACTGGTACACTAACATCCTGACCTACGCCACAGTGGCTAAACGATGTGGTCAAAAATATCAACAGGAAGATTGGTTTTGTGATCTTCATTGCCTTCAACTGATTGGACGAAAGAAAACACAAAAAACTGCATCAATTACGGATGAGGTACCACCGCCTTACGTTGAAAAGAACCCAGGTTATCCAGCTTGGTTTCCGTAGATATCCCAGTTTAATTAGATTTTCTTTGTTTTGAAAGCCCTTTAGTTTATCAGGATTTACTAAATTGAAGATGGTGTCGATTTGGTTGTTTTGGATTGTAAAAATTTGAACAAAACTTGGAACTTCGTTCGAATATCCCACAAGTGCTGGTGAACCGTTGGCATAACCAAAATAGATTTCTGTTGATTTTGCTTTTTTCTCTGTCGTTTTTTTTAATAATGTAACAACTCTTTGGATTCCTGGAATTGGAATTCTTGCAGCATGAACTTTGCCACCTCCATCCGCATAGGCAATGACATCTTCAGATAAAAGTTTGGTGAGCGATTGAGTGTCCTGATGATAACATGCAAAACTAAATTCGATTAAAAGTTTAGAATGAAGATTTGGGTCAGGTTCAAATTTCTTTTTTCTGGATTGAATTGCCACACGGGCTCGGCTAAAGATTTGCCTACAATTATCAGGAGATTTTCCGATTATTTCTGCGATTTCTTCATAAGAAAAATCGAATAACTCTCGTAATATGAATACTGCTCTTTCTTTTGGATTGAGTGTTTCGAGAATCACGAGAAATGCAAAGTTGATTCTTTCATCATCCATTGATTCAGCAGTTTCTGGAATTGGTTCTGGCAAAAAAGGTCCAATGTAGGTTTCTTTTTTTCTAGAAGCCTTTTTCAAAAGATCAAATGCAAGTCTTGCAGTTATACTTCCCAAATAGGATTTTTCATTTTGAATATCTTCTTTTTTTGCGGAGAGCCATCTAAGATAACTCTCCTGTACAATGTCTTCTGCATCCGCATAACTTCCTGTAATCCGATATGCAATGGAAAAAAGATAGTGTTTCCATTTTAAAAATATTTGAATTTCATTCATGGAATTAAACTCCGATTGGGACTGGGTTCTTCTGTAATTTATTTTCCATCTGGATCGGATTTCCTTTCGGCCAAAAATAGAATCGAAACGGAAGGAGTTTTTCCATCTTCAAAGAAAAGATTGTAAAACGGTTTACCATTTCTTTGATACGAGCTCCCCATTTTCCTTTAATGATTTTCTCTTTCGGTTTATCATCTTTGTCTGTAAATTGAATGAGCCCTTCATTTCTACCCAAAGATATACACCTTCCAAAAAACTGAAATAAAAAAGGAGAAATGTTTTTTCCTTGTATGAGATCTGCGAGGTGATCTGCAATATAAGCTCCCATCGGTAA encodes the following:
- a CDS encoding BPSS1187 family protein, which translates into the protein MFSIDLVRLVRSIFVFVILFSFVFSCKKKADDTEEDLVTILGLGLYARSCVGQNTFPTNGSVGALTRLQIQPSLTSSAITSYNQPHHVYHPQSGVSRKNILSVFYPGTGSTPCEIGAILQQGASRGYHIIGLSYPNGEAVNSLCNLGAARSDAGCFENLRREVITGADVSPYVSVDVANSIEGRLLSLIQYLVQTRPGEGWDQFLTGNVVNWSLVYVGGHSQGSGHAAFHGKIRTLGRVSIYSGVSDYSLQFATLPSWMGTTQNTPAASYYGLIHENDTVANFSGDTNQVTDAWSSQFSMTGTLTNTSVGSPFGNSHRLVTSACNGMGTAALHSCPMVNGFQSIWNYISYP
- a CDS encoding ATP-binding protein — protein: MGNVPLNGEWKIHWQNWNPNEDLSSNEFTNVPGHWTNHNGEKYPAGFATLSLKILVAENTKNLYLQNGVTRNAFEIAVDGETIYQSGIIGENYANEVPHLNIQTVALPNSLNNQINLVVRISCFHYHICGIATPYHLGSHSGINRSFLEAITRDVFVLASLFTLAFFHLILYLFWRDEKTHVFFAAVCFIAAIRLFTTGETRFIYNYLPIGFYETIVKFNGISFVLLYISFVLYVKEIYNAKEYRFVYRANFIIASLLFFALPLDILTFSKFLGIHLILSLFTLFGILYPIVDGVILKKPGSKFFLFSVIATMALFSLDILTEFAKKGTAYLAQYGFLVFGLSQALFIADRMIENFKNKERLKQEKENAEAKVNFKTSFLSTMSHEIRTPMNGILGMTQILQQTDLTEEQKEYLNLIQFSGDNLLLLVNDILDLTKLESGQFELHLEPVPLPKFLNDCINLFKSQSDPNRLLISLELLNTPPNFLMTDQRRFAQILTNLLSNAVKFTEKGTITVTVEFIPLLDGKVRLAISVKDTGIGIPEDRMGILFQPFSQIHSHLTEKTVGTGLGLAITKKLIEELGGSISVQSVYGRGSNFFFQFDSQIPSDSFRTESSINQGEILTKTEWDSKLAEKYPIKILIADDDPINQKVSDLFLKKLGFTALQADNGEKTLDMIRSEQPDLVFMDVQMPDMDGITVTKCIRQSKTISKQPVIIALTANVLEEEKQRCLSAGMDDFMTKPLLLHDLDFMIRKWAKKDLAPSNH
- a CDS encoding SCO family protein, with product MKFQSTFQFIIFFICLVFCSGCDEQNSINHHHHHGEEHVLAANDAAQGSLFDLGSKWTTESNKTIELNQYRGSLFIISMFYATCQSICPRLVADMEQLAKKIKESAGHEPRMVLVSFDSEKDSPDVLNAYKKKMKLNDNWTLLSGKETDIRMLSVVLGINYKKISNGEFNHSAVYSLVSKEGFIVSRVEGIGSNADGLISQYQKLK
- a CDS encoding MBL fold metallo-hydrolase, whose amino-acid sequence is MATTLGKLPHGDILKRISQSEHFQSGSFQNIEHTEMLAPNSSYWKMAIKYWQKPNSIRPSSPIPSTKINLKELDANKAQYIWFGHSSYLLLAEGKKILVDPVFSGYASPVPFAVQSFEGTDIYLPEDMPDLDILIITHDHYDHLDYETMLKIHPRTKKIIVPLGVSAHLLSWGVPLSKIIELDWFETKEIDPIITITATPTRHFSGRSVLRNKSLWCSYVLKLGEYKVFIGGDSGYGSVFESIGKKYGPFDLAFLECGQYGDDWPSIHMRPEETAMAAANIGAKSFVPVHWGKFILSLHPWNDPIKRVLAASQNIKLNLQVPKIGESFEFTGSGSVDGWWNFQ
- a CDS encoding SDR family NAD(P)-dependent oxidoreductase is translated as MKNALVVGATSDIGIYIAESLAKRGYSLSLTGRNKQKLSDTQFKIKSQFLVPVEIFEWDVTNFHSHQQYYDGLSQKPNIVFFVVGYYEDQTKAREDQNELLRTIQTNYSAVVSLINIISLDMEKREEGTIVAISSVAGDRGRQMNYIYGSAKAGLTTYLSGLRTLLFPKGVHITTIQLGPVYTKMSEGHNLIPWLTLQPKVAAELIVRAGLKKKNLVYIRWPWKWIMMVIRMIPEWIFKRLPPF